One genomic window of Bacteroidota bacterium includes the following:
- a CDS encoding T9SS type A sorting domain-containing protein: MKKLVLLLTMFLFCGCLTFAGVGATNGPTYPGIASNGRNSAISMLKNSGPTDYIRLKIHDGSLTDEIIIRYLPLATDLFDSYYDAFKILSLGTQFWSSTYADTSIYYSINALSSVSTTPNIPVYFRAGAAGTFSISAHEFRSFPPTINISLEDLQTQTTKDIRVDSVYSFTGSPADNPYRFILHFSQCTATPVSVSIDQGTTLSVCAGANVGLTTTGVGGGLSPAYQWYVNGNPVGGNSYSFSSTTLHNGDHIYCKFTSSAVCAGNNPAYSDTMVVTVNPLPAYPLSISMNQGTALSICAGTPVTLNTTETGGGNSPTYQWYVNGTPAGTGTNSITLNNVVNGDHVWCRITTSEICAQITQANSDTTVVTVNPIPPAPVSISINQGNSISLCAGTPLALSTTNIGGGSTPSYQWYLNGAAAGNNSSYSNNTPQNGDMIYCRITSSVACAINNPAYSDTMIVTVNPIPTTPLSVSINQGTSLSICHGAIITFTTSETGGGSTPFYEWYYNGVAQGNNSSSLTLNNLVDGDKIVCRITTSEICALITQATSDTMTVTVNPLPAVPVSISIDQGTALSVCAGTSVALTTTGNGGGSNPGYQWFLNGTLVSTADSYINNTPQNGDLVYCVLTSSDPCAFNNPAYSDTMLVTVNPIPVSPVTVNIVQGTSLTVCSGLDVSFTTNQSGGGSTPSYQWYLNGAITGSNNDSLTLNTLVDGDKIVCRITTSDVCALITQAYSDTTAVTVLPMFPVPVSVAINQGTTLSMCEGSVETITATGLGEGSNPVYEWYLNGNITGNNSNTFVTGSLQNGDVIICKLTSSEVCINNNPAFSDTLNIIATPLPPTPVVSQFGNDLVSDALTGNQWYDANGPLIGATDQVFTPLVAGYYYVIVTHQGCSSAPSNVIDVVVGISENSTGMLLELLPNPNNGEFVIFTPKTINKEVMLEIFNATGERVLSKKLSGLSGYSVNMPELNVGVYYLNVTTADEKTVMKFVVNR; this comes from the coding sequence ATGAAGAAACTCGTCCTACTCTTAACCATGTTTCTATTTTGCGGATGCCTGACTTTTGCAGGCGTTGGTGCGACAAATGGTCCAACTTATCCGGGCATTGCCAGCAACGGGCGAAATAGCGCTATAAGCATGCTGAAGAATTCAGGTCCTACCGATTATATACGGCTGAAAATACACGATGGCTCGCTGACTGATGAAATTATTATTCGTTATCTTCCGCTTGCAACAGACTTGTTCGACAGTTATTATGATGCATTTAAAATTCTAAGTCTGGGCACACAATTCTGGTCCAGCACTTACGCCGATACATCGATTTATTATTCCATCAACGCATTGAGCAGTGTAAGCACTACTCCAAATATTCCGGTATATTTCAGAGCAGGCGCTGCAGGTACATTTTCTATCTCTGCACATGAATTCAGAAGTTTTCCGCCAACTATAAATATTTCTCTTGAAGACCTTCAAACGCAAACAACCAAAGATATTCGCGTTGACAGCGTTTATTCCTTTACGGGAAGTCCTGCCGACAACCCGTATCGCTTCATACTTCATTTCTCACAATGTACAGCCACACCGGTTTCTGTTTCCATTGATCAGGGAACAACACTAAGCGTGTGTGCCGGAGCAAACGTTGGTCTTACCACAACAGGCGTCGGAGGCGGACTTTCACCGGCTTATCAATGGTACGTTAATGGAAATCCGGTTGGAGGAAACAGCTATTCATTCAGCAGCACAACACTGCATAATGGCGACCATATTTATTGTAAATTCACCTCTTCAGCTGTTTGTGCCGGAAATAATCCCGCCTATTCGGATACGATGGTGGTGACTGTAAATCCTCTTCCTGCATATCCGCTTAGCATAAGCATGAATCAGGGAACAGCATTGAGCATTTGTGCCGGAACGCCCGTTACACTTAACACAACTGAAACCGGCGGTGGCAATTCACCAACGTACCAATGGTATGTCAATGGTACTCCTGCAGGAACAGGGACCAATTCTATTACATTAAATAATGTAGTGAACGGCGATCATGTCTGGTGCCGCATTACAACTTCTGAAATTTGTGCTCAGATAACCCAGGCAAATTCTGATACGACTGTTGTTACCGTTAACCCTATCCCACCGGCACCGGTTTCAATCAGCATCAATCAGGGCAATTCGATAAGCCTTTGTGCAGGCACACCCTTAGCATTATCCACAACAAACATTGGAGGTGGCAGCACTCCCAGTTATCAATGGTACCTCAATGGTGCAGCTGCGGGTAATAATAGCTCATACAGCAATAACACACCTCAAAACGGTGATATGATTTATTGCAGGATAACATCATCAGTTGCTTGCGCGATAAACAATCCGGCCTATTCAGATACAATGATTGTAACGGTGAACCCGATTCCGACCACTCCTCTTAGTGTAAGTATTAATCAGGGCACTTCGCTTTCAATCTGTCATGGAGCCATTATTACGTTTACAACATCGGAAACAGGCGGTGGAAGCACTCCTTTTTACGAATGGTATTATAATGGCGTTGCTCAGGGCAACAACAGCAGCTCTCTTACGCTGAACAATTTGGTAGACGGAGATAAAATAGTTTGCCGCATCACAACATCTGAAATTTGTGCACTGATTACACAAGCCACATCAGACACAATGACTGTAACCGTTAATCCTTTGCCGGCAGTTCCGGTTTCAATAAGCATTGACCAGGGAACAGCTCTCTCAGTATGTGCAGGAACATCAGTTGCTCTGACAACAACCGGCAACGGCGGAGGAAGCAACCCCGGCTACCAGTGGTTTTTAAACGGGACGCTGGTTAGTACGGCCGATAGCTATATCAACAATACTCCTCAGAACGGCGACCTGGTATATTGCGTTCTCACATCATCCGATCCCTGCGCTTTCAACAATCCTGCTTATTCGGACACCATGCTTGTAACAGTGAACCCAATACCTGTTTCGCCGGTTACGGTAAACATTGTTCAGGGAACTTCACTTACGGTATGTTCGGGATTAGACGTGTCTTTCACCACGAACCAATCAGGAGGCGGAAGCACTCCTTCGTACCAGTGGTATTTGAATGGCGCCATTACAGGATCAAACAATGATTCGCTGACGCTGAATACACTTGTTGACGGCGATAAAATAGTTTGCCGTATCACAACATCCGATGTGTGTGCATTGATAACACAGGCATATTCAGATACTACAGCAGTAACTGTTCTGCCCATGTTTCCGGTACCCGTTTCAGTAGCAATTAATCAGGGAACCACACTCAGCATGTGCGAAGGAAGTGTTGAAACCATAACGGCTACAGGGCTTGGAGAAGGAAGCAATCCGGTATATGAATGGTATCTTAATGGCAATATTACAGGCAACAACAGTAATACGTTCGTGACAGGCAGTCTGCAAAATGGCGATGTCATTATTTGCAAGCTCACATCATCTGAAGTGTGTATTAATAATAACCCGGCATTTTCTGACACATTGAATATCATTGCAACACCGCTGCCACCAACGCCTGTAGTATCGCAGTTTGGCAACGATCTGGTTTCAGATGCGCTTACGGGCAATCAGTGGTATGATGCAAATGGACCTTTAATCGGAGCTACCGACCAGGTATTCACGCCTCTTGTGGCCGGTTATTATTATGTAATTGTAACCCATCAGGGATGCAGTTCCGCACCATCAAACGTTATTGATGTGGTAGTCGGTATTTCTGAAAACAGCACCGGCATGTTGCTTGAACTTCTTCCCAATCCGAATAACGGCGAGTTTGTAATATTCACTCCAAAAACCATCAACAAAGAAGTGATGCTGGAGATATTCAATGCTACCGGCGAAAGAGTACTCAGTAAAAAATTAAGCGGCTTATCCGGTTATAGTGTGAATATGCCCGAACTCAATGTGGGAGTTTACTATCTGAATGTGACAACTGCTGATGAAAAAACGGTTATGAAATTTGTAGTGAACCGTTAA